In the Nitrospirota bacterium genome, one interval contains:
- a CDS encoding aldehyde ferredoxin oxidoreductase N-terminal domain-containing protein, with the protein MIRNHFRVLRFDLATGRGSVLAVEGRDTVAGGSGLAAALFNRFAHIDKPWNDPDQPLIFTIGPLTGYFPLMSKTVYAFKSPYHDQYAESHAGGRSALALRFADLDALVVTGKAQRPSCLYLGSRHLELKEVHYLWGMDVQVAGKILRHMFKGAGHRSILRIGPAGENGSSMACVNVDTYRHFGRLGGGAAMGVKNLKGIVIQGDGTFPLDVNKEYPKLFQEVYRQLTDTDMMSKYHNLGTPANVALLNDLKALPVRNLQQTSDPAIGGITGERFAADALLRNAACSGCPVGCIHIGFVRERFREENRYLYRQVSYDHEPIFATGSMLGITDCFAVLSIIDMTEKMGLDVMSSGVSLAWATEASEKGIISDRETIVPLRFGDDRGYKEALQHLARGTNDFYRLLGQGTMKAVSQYGGKDFACVLGQEMAGYATGEVFFASQALGLRHSHLDSAGYSYDQKPKGKNVADALDFLVRDEQERVFLTSMVACLFARSVYTKHLLAECLNSLGYGNLAENADTVSREVQRLRWKMRVATGFDPDAVSIPKRFTEITTWKGTIDEVFLQNLKTEYARRIIDMARTE; encoded by the coding sequence ATGATACGGAACCATTTCAGAGTCCTCAGGTTCGACCTTGCAACGGGCAGGGGGTCGGTGCTTGCCGTTGAGGGCAGGGACACTGTTGCCGGCGGCAGCGGCCTTGCTGCTGCGCTGTTCAACCGCTTCGCACACATCGATAAACCATGGAACGATCCTGATCAGCCCCTGATTTTCACAATCGGCCCGCTGACCGGTTATTTTCCTCTCATGAGCAAGACTGTATACGCTTTCAAATCCCCGTATCATGACCAGTATGCGGAAAGCCATGCCGGAGGGCGTTCAGCCCTTGCGCTGAGGTTTGCAGACCTTGACGCACTGGTCGTAACAGGCAAAGCGCAGAGACCCTCCTGTCTCTATTTGGGATCCCGCCATCTCGAACTCAAAGAGGTGCACTATTTATGGGGGATGGATGTTCAGGTTGCAGGGAAAATTCTCCGCCACATGTTCAAAGGCGCAGGCCACAGGAGCATCCTGCGTATCGGGCCTGCCGGTGAAAACGGTTCTTCCATGGCATGTGTCAATGTGGACACCTATCGTCATTTCGGAAGACTTGGCGGCGGCGCGGCAATGGGCGTGAAGAATCTGAAGGGCATTGTGATACAGGGTGACGGGACATTTCCGCTCGACGTGAACAAGGAATACCCCAAACTCTTCCAGGAGGTATACCGTCAGCTTACCGACACCGATATGATGAGCAAGTACCATAACCTCGGCACCCCGGCAAATGTGGCGCTGCTGAATGATCTGAAGGCACTTCCTGTACGGAACCTCCAGCAGACAAGTGATCCTGCGATCGGGGGGATTACTGGTGAGCGGTTCGCTGCAGATGCGCTTCTGAGGAACGCCGCCTGCTCTGGCTGTCCTGTCGGATGCATCCATATCGGTTTTGTGCGCGAACGTTTCAGGGAGGAAAACAGATACCTCTACCGACAGGTTTCCTACGATCATGAGCCGATCTTTGCGACAGGTTCGATGCTTGGCATTACAGACTGCTTTGCAGTTCTTTCCATCATTGACATGACCGAAAAAATGGGCCTTGATGTCATGTCATCGGGGGTATCTCTCGCGTGGGCAACGGAAGCATCCGAAAAAGGCATTATATCAGACAGAGAGACGATCGTTCCTTTGCGCTTCGGAGATGACAGGGGGTACAAGGAGGCGCTCCAGCATCTTGCCCGTGGGACGAATGATTTTTACCGCCTGCTCGGACAGGGAACCATGAAGGCTGTCTCACAGTACGGGGGCAAGGATTTTGCCTGTGTACTCGGACAGGAAATGGCAGGGTATGCTACCGGCGAGGTATTCTTTGCCTCCCAGGCTTTGGGGCTGCGACACTCGCATCTGGACTCGGCGGGATATTCCTATGACCAGAAACCAAAAGGAAAAAACGTGGCTGATGCGCTCGATTTTCTGGTCCGGGACGAGCAGGAGCGGGTTTTCCTTACCTCCATGGTCGCCTGCCTCTTCGCACGCAGCGTGTACACGAAACACCTGCTGGCTGAGTGCCTGAATTCACTGGGATACGGTAACCTCGCAGAAAATGCCGATACTGTTTCTCGTGAGGTGCAGCGTTTGCGGTGGAAAATGCGTGTAGCGACCGGGTTTGACCCGGATGCGGTATCGATACCAAAACGCTTCACTGAAATAACCACGTGGAAAGGAACAATCGATGAGGTATTCCTGCAGAATCTGAAGACAGAATACGCCCGCCGCATCATTGATATGGCAAGAACTGAATGA
- a CDS encoding 4Fe-4S binding protein: MKILTAPRMERCIGCHSCSLACARLVHKRLSWDTAGIRIASSGGLSTGFEAKTCLACNPAPCVLACPTGAYSQRRGGGVVVRKKLCIRCGECAKACPVNAIFLDLSVEPFVCIHCGRCVPYCPHDCLEMEKTTEEPLTDTVPAKEEES, translated from the coding sequence TGACCGCTCCGCGGATGGAGCGCTGTATCGGTTGCCACTCATGCTCGCTGGCCTGTGCGCGGCTTGTCCATAAGCGCCTTTCCTGGGACACCGCCGGTATCCGCATCGCATCATCCGGGGGCCTGTCTACCGGTTTTGAAGCAAAGACCTGCCTTGCATGCAACCCTGCTCCATGCGTCCTTGCCTGCCCTACGGGAGCATATTCGCAGCGCAGGGGAGGAGGAGTGGTCGTTCGGAAAAAGCTCTGCATACGATGCGGAGAATGTGCAAAGGCATGTCCGGTAAACGCAATCTTTCTCGATTTATCGGTTGAACCTTTTGTATGCATCCATTGCGGCAGGTGTGTGCCATACTGTCCGCATGACTGCCTAGAAATGGAGAAGACCACAGAGGAACCGCTCACAGACACTGTCCCTGCGAAAGAGGAGGAGTCATGA